From Acinonyx jubatus isolate Ajub_Pintada_27869175 chromosome B2, VMU_Ajub_asm_v1.0, whole genome shotgun sequence, a single genomic window includes:
- the LOC106989179 gene encoding zinc finger protein 883-like → MEIPAQERGIEANEFGKAVTVQSIVSEQCEPVERCVREHATRGKSFQQNSDLIIQRECDGKRPCECSGCGKALRDHTTLIQHERTHTGERAYRYNECGKGFNQSSHLTNHQKTHTGEKPYKCNECGKAFSYCSVLIQHQRIHSGERPYECTECGKTFSRSTYLTQHQRIHTGEKPYKCLECGKAFSQSTHLTLHQRIHTGEKPYECSECGKTFSQSAHLTQHQRIHTGEKPYECNACGKAFSDHSALIRHHIIHTGEKPHECNDCGKAFSYCSDLIQHQRTHTGEKPYRCSECGNAFSDCSALIQHQRIHTGEKPYECSECGKAFGNYSALTRHQRTHTGEKPYECKECGKTFSRSTYLTQHQRSHTGDKPYKCHECEKTFAQSSFLTQHMRVHTGEKPYRCNECGKAFSDRSGQIQHQRTHTGEKPYECNDCGKAFSFCSALIQHKRIHTGEKPYKCNDCGKAFSDRSALIQHQRTHTGEKPYKCNICGKAFSQSTNLRNHQKTHSSEKSYTCSECGKAFSYCSGLIQHQIIHTGEKPYACSECGRAFSRRTDLKKHQKTHTEEKLYKCNECGKAFSQSTYLTKHQKIHSAEKANIHTACRKTVKQNSSVQHEKSYTGEKSSECLESLAAVETRETEGS, encoded by the coding sequence ATGGAAATTCCTGCCCAAGAAAGAGGTATAGAAGCTAATGAATTTGGAAAAGCTGTCACTGTACAATCAATAGTTTCGGAGCAGTGTGAGCCTGTAGAACGGTGTGTTCGTGAACATGCTACACGTGGGAAAAGCTTCCAACAAAACTCAGACTTAATTATACAAAGGGAGTGTGATGGAAAGAGACCTTGTGAATGTAGTGGATGCGGGAAAGCCTTAAGAGACcacaccactcttattcaacatgaAAGAACGCATACTGGAGAGCGAGCCTACAGATATAACGAATGCGGAAAGGGATTTAACCAGAGTTCCCACCTGACAAACCATCAGAAGACTCACACAGGGGAAAAGCCCTACAAATGCAATGAATGCGGGAAGGCCTTCAGTTATTGTTCAGTCCTTAttcaacatcagagaattcatagtGGGGAGAGACCTTATGAGTGCACTGAATGCGGTAAGACGTTTAGTCGTAGCACATACCTTACTCAGCATCAAAGAATTCAcactggtgagaaaccctatAAATGTCTTGAATGTGGAAAGGCTTTTAGCCAGAGCACGCATCTTACTctacatcagagaattcatactggagagaaaccttacgaATGCAGTGAATGTGGTAAAACCTTCAGTCAGAGTGCACATCTTACTCaacatcaaagaattcatacagGAGAAAAGCCCTATGAATGTAATGCCTGTGGAAAAGCCTTCAGTGATCACTCCGCTCTTATTCGACATCATATCAttcacactggggagaaacctCACGAATGTAATGACTGTGGGAAAGCTTTCAGCTACTGCTCCGACCTGATTCAACACCAGAGAAcacatactggagagaaaccatacaggtgcagtgaatgtgggaatgCCTTTAGTGACTGTTCAGCCCTTATCCAGCATCAAAGAAttcacactggggagaagccctatgagtgtagtgaatgtgggaaagcctttggTAACTACTCAGCTCTCACTCGCCATCAAAGAACTCATACTGGGGAGAAACCCTacgaatgtaaggaatgtggaaaaACCTTTAGCAGAAGCACATACCTTACTCAACATCAGAGAAGTCACACAGGAGATAAACCATATAAATGTCATGAGTGTGAGAAAACTTTTGCCCAGAGTTCATTCCTTACGCAACACAtgagagttcacactggagaaaaaccctacagatgtaatgaatgtgggaaagctttcagtgACCGCTCAGGGCAAATTCAGCATCAGAGAACTCACACTGGTgagaagccctatgaatgtaatgattgtgggaaagctttcagtttctgCTCAGCTCTTATTCAACAtaagagaattcatactggagagaagcccTATAAATGCAATGACTGCGGAAAAGCCTTTAGTGATAGGTCAGCACTTATTCaacatcagagaactcacactggagagaaaccctataagTGTAACAtatgtggaaaagccttcagtCAGAGTACAAACCTCAGAAATCACCAGAAAACTCATTCTAGTGAAAAATCCTATACATGTagtgaatgtggaaaagcctttagtTACTGCTCAGGCCTCATTCAACATCAAAtcattcatactggagagaagcctTATGCATGCAGTGAATGTGGCAGAGCCTTCAGCCGGAGGACAGACCTTAAAAAACATCAGAAGACTCATACTGAAGAGAAACTctacaaatgtaatgaatgtggaaaagcctttagcCAGAGCACGTATCTTACAAAACACCAGAAAATTCACAGTGCCGAGAAAGCAAATATACATACTGCCTGTAGGAAAACCGTTAAGCAAAACTCCTCTGTTCAACACGAAAAATCTTACACTGGAGAGAAATCCTCTGAATGCCTTGAGAGTCTGGCTGCTGTGGAGACCAGGGAAACAGAAGGATCATGA